Proteins encoded together in one Paracidovorax wautersii window:
- the nadB gene encoding L-aspartate oxidase, which yields MAPHDFDVLIIGSGLAGLSAALHLASTHRVAVVTKRQLHDGASGWAQGGIAAVLAEGDCVDDHVQDTLVAGAGLCDLAATRFVVENAPDAIRWLQQLGVPFSLDEAGGGLHLTREGGHGARRIVHAADATGAAVQRTLIDTVRATPGITLFEQHTLVDVITAGKRGLKTAGGSDRCLGAYVLDEAADEVLTFRAPHTLLATGGAGKVYLYTTNPDTATGDGIAAAWRAGCRVANLEFIQFHPTCLYHPHAKSFLISEAVRGEGGQLQLPDGARFMPRHDERAELAPRDIVARAIDFEMKTHGLDCVHLDISHQSPAFLQEHFPNILARCAELGIDITKEPIPVVPAAHYTCGGVLTDLAGRTDLPGLYAIGETACTGLHGANRLASNSLVECMVFARAAAQHIAAATPQPVPALPAWDDSRVTDADECVVISHNWDELRRFMWDYVGIVRTDKRLERAAHRIALLQAEIAEFYANFHVSRDLLELRNLVQVAELIVRSAQMRHESRGLHYSRDWPERAAPAAPTILVPAAR from the coding sequence ATGGCACCCCACGACTTCGACGTTCTCATCATCGGCAGCGGCCTGGCCGGCCTGAGCGCGGCGCTGCATCTGGCCTCCACGCACCGGGTGGCGGTGGTCACCAAGCGCCAGCTGCACGACGGCGCCAGCGGCTGGGCGCAGGGCGGCATCGCCGCGGTGCTGGCCGAAGGCGACTGCGTGGACGACCACGTGCAGGACACCCTGGTGGCCGGCGCGGGCCTGTGCGACCTGGCGGCCACGCGCTTCGTGGTGGAGAACGCGCCCGACGCCATCCGCTGGCTGCAGCAGCTGGGCGTGCCCTTCTCGCTGGATGAAGCCGGCGGCGGGCTGCACCTCACGCGCGAAGGCGGCCACGGCGCGCGCCGCATCGTGCACGCGGCGGACGCCACCGGCGCGGCCGTGCAGCGCACGCTGATCGACACCGTGCGCGCCACGCCCGGCATCACCTTGTTCGAGCAGCACACGCTGGTGGACGTCATCACGGCCGGCAAGCGGGGCCTGAAGACGGCGGGCGGCAGCGACCGCTGCCTGGGCGCCTACGTGCTGGACGAGGCCGCCGACGAGGTGCTGACCTTCCGCGCGCCGCACACCCTCCTGGCGACGGGGGGCGCGGGCAAGGTGTATCTCTACACCACCAATCCCGACACCGCCACGGGCGACGGCATCGCCGCCGCCTGGCGCGCCGGCTGCCGCGTGGCCAACCTGGAGTTCATCCAGTTCCACCCGACCTGCCTGTACCACCCGCATGCCAAGTCCTTCCTCATCAGCGAGGCGGTGCGCGGCGAAGGCGGGCAGCTCCAGCTCCCCGACGGCGCGCGCTTCATGCCGCGCCACGACGAACGCGCCGAACTCGCCCCGCGCGACATCGTGGCCCGCGCCATCGACTTCGAGATGAAGACCCACGGCCTGGACTGCGTGCACCTGGACATCTCGCACCAGAGCCCGGCGTTCCTGCAGGAGCATTTCCCCAACATCCTGGCGCGCTGCGCCGAGTTGGGCATCGACATCACGAAGGAGCCCATTCCCGTGGTGCCCGCCGCGCACTACACCTGCGGCGGCGTGCTGACCGACCTGGCCGGCCGCACCGATCTGCCCGGCCTCTACGCCATTGGCGAGACGGCCTGCACCGGCCTGCACGGCGCCAACCGGCTGGCCAGCAACTCGCTGGTCGAGTGCATGGTGTTCGCCCGCGCCGCTGCGCAGCACATCGCCGCCGCCACACCGCAGCCCGTGCCCGCCCTGCCCGCCTGGGACGACAGCCGCGTGACCGATGCCGACGAATGCGTCGTCATCTCCCACAACTGGGACGAGCTGCGCCGCTTCATGTGGGATTACGTGGGCATCGTGCGCACCGACAAGCGCCTGGAGCGCGCCGCCCACCGCATCGCGCTGCTGCAGGCCGAGATCGCCGAGTTCTACGCGAACTTCCATGTTTCGCGCGACCTGCTGGAGCTGCGTAACCTGGTGCAGGTGGCCGAGCTCATCGTGCGCTCGGCCCAGATGCGCCACGAAAGCCGCGGCCTGCACTACAGCCGCGACTGGCCCGAGCGCGCGGCGCCGGCCGCGCCCACCATCCTTGTACCCGCGGCGCGCTGA
- the bioA gene encoding adenosylmethionine--8-amino-7-oxononanoate transaminase produces MTPDDSLARRSLASVWHPCTQMKRHEAEPPVAIAGAQGPWLYGTDGRRYLDGISSWWVNLFGHGHPHIQAALADQLARLDHVMLAGFTHAPVVELSERLAALTGLGHAFYGSDGAAATEIALKMSAHYWRNQGRPAKCRFVGLAGGYHGETVGALAVTDIPIFREAYAPLVRLGSVVPSPDARGAQPGESAADVARRAAAALGDWLAEHHATTAALILEPLVQCAAGMAMHDPEFLRQARALCDRYEVHLVADEIAVGFGRTGTMFAHQQAGIRPDFICLSKGLTGGTLPLSAVLTTDAVYAAFYDDDIARGFLHSHSYTGNPLACRAALATLELFESTGALAANVQRAAAIDAACAPLSRHPRVRHARRLGMVWAWDVETTLPDFARRYHRQALARGLLLRPIGNTLYAMPPYVLDDSEIDHLATQALAALEATLAEEPADHAAAHRPEKVVP; encoded by the coding sequence ATGACCCCCGACGACTCCCTTGCCCGCCGCAGCCTCGCCAGCGTCTGGCACCCCTGCACGCAGATGAAACGCCATGAGGCCGAGCCGCCTGTGGCCATTGCGGGGGCCCAGGGCCCCTGGCTGTACGGCACCGACGGGCGCCGCTACCTGGACGGCATCAGCTCCTGGTGGGTCAATCTCTTCGGCCACGGGCACCCTCACATCCAGGCGGCCCTGGCGGACCAGCTGGCGCGGCTGGACCACGTGATGCTGGCCGGCTTCACGCATGCGCCGGTGGTGGAGCTGTCCGAGCGGCTGGCCGCGCTCACCGGCCTGGGCCATGCCTTCTACGGCAGCGACGGCGCCGCCGCGACCGAAATCGCGCTGAAGATGAGCGCCCACTACTGGCGCAACCAGGGCCGGCCCGCCAAGTGCCGCTTCGTGGGCCTGGCGGGCGGCTACCACGGCGAAACCGTGGGTGCCCTGGCCGTGACCGACATCCCCATCTTCCGCGAGGCCTACGCGCCCCTGGTGCGCCTGGGCAGCGTGGTGCCCAGCCCCGATGCGCGCGGCGCCCAGCCCGGCGAGAGCGCGGCCGACGTGGCCCGCCGCGCCGCGGCCGCGCTGGGCGACTGGCTGGCGGAGCACCACGCCACCACGGCCGCGCTGATCCTGGAGCCGCTGGTGCAGTGCGCCGCGGGCATGGCCATGCACGACCCCGAGTTCCTGCGGCAGGCCCGTGCGCTGTGCGACCGCTATGAGGTCCACCTGGTGGCCGACGAGATCGCCGTGGGCTTCGGCCGCACCGGCACGATGTTCGCGCACCAGCAGGCCGGCATCCGGCCCGACTTCATCTGCCTGTCCAAGGGCCTCACCGGCGGCACGCTGCCGCTGTCGGCCGTGCTCACCACGGACGCGGTCTACGCGGCCTTCTACGACGACGACATCGCGCGGGGCTTCCTGCACTCGCACTCCTACACCGGCAACCCGCTGGCCTGCCGCGCGGCCCTGGCCACGCTGGAGCTGTTCGAGTCCACCGGCGCGCTCGCGGCCAACGTGCAGCGGGCGGCGGCCATCGACGCCGCCTGCGCGCCGCTGTCGCGCCACCCGCGCGTGCGCCACGCACGGCGGCTGGGCATGGTCTGGGCCTGGGACGTGGAGACCACCCTGCCCGACTTCGCCCGCCGCTACCACCGCCAGGCCCTGGCCCGCGGCCTGCTGCTGCGCCCCATCGGCAACACGCTCTACGCCATGCCACCCTACGTACTCGACGATTCCGAAATAGACCACCTGGCCACGCAGGCCCTGGCCGCCCTGGAGGCCACGCTGGCCGAGGAGCCGGCGGACCACGCCGCGGCCCACCGCCCGGAAAAGGTCGTGCCATGA
- the bioD gene encoding dethiobiotin synthase — translation MSWGCFITGTDTGVGKSLASAALLHALARHHARVVGMKPIAAGAEIVAGQLANEDALALRAASTITVPPELDNPVLLPDPLSPHIAAQRAGVAIDVDAIARSYRQLALQADAIVVEGAGGWHVPLSDTATGADLAHALGLPVILVVGLRLGCLNHAALTAESIRARGLTLAGWVANRVDPRMLAPEDNIAWLRQHLRAPLLAELPHQPHPDARALAACYHLPPEWT, via the coding sequence ATGAGCTGGGGCTGTTTCATCACCGGCACCGACACCGGCGTGGGCAAGAGCCTGGCCAGCGCCGCGCTGCTGCACGCCCTGGCGCGACACCACGCCCGCGTGGTGGGCATGAAGCCCATCGCGGCCGGGGCGGAGATCGTCGCAGGCCAACTGGCCAACGAAGACGCCCTGGCCCTGCGCGCCGCCTCCACCATCACCGTGCCGCCGGAACTCGACAACCCCGTGCTGCTGCCCGACCCGCTCTCGCCGCACATCGCCGCGCAGCGGGCCGGGGTGGCGATCGACGTGGACGCCATCGCCCGCAGCTACCGGCAGCTGGCGCTGCAGGCCGACGCCATCGTCGTCGAGGGCGCGGGCGGCTGGCACGTGCCGCTGTCCGACACCGCCACCGGCGCCGACCTGGCGCACGCCCTGGGCCTGCCCGTCATCCTGGTCGTGGGCCTGCGGCTGGGCTGCCTGAACCATGCGGCGCTGACGGCCGAGAGCATCCGCGCGCGCGGGCTCACGCTGGCCGGCTGGGTCGCCAACCGGGTCGATCCCCGCATGCTGGCCCCCGAGGACAACATCGCCTGGCTGCGCCAGCACCTGCGCGCGCCCCTGCTGGCCGAGCTGCCGCACCAGCCCCACCCCGACGCACGCGCCCTGGCGGCCTGCTACCACCTGCCCCCCGAATGGACATGA
- the bioF gene encoding 8-amino-7-oxononanoate synthase: protein MTSPPQPPATGSWLDEFPARIAALDAAHLRRRRRTVRPLQGAHLEVDGQPMLAFCSNDYLGLAGHPALADAACAGAREFGVGSGGSPLVSGHSQANAALEEDLARFVQLPRALYFYAGFPTNAGIVPALVGAGDALFSDALNHACLIDGARLSRATIHRYEHADLAALEGLLAASPARRKLVVTDAVFSMDGDVVDIPALVALCERYDALLLLDDAHGFGVLGPQGRGALAEAGLTGAGASPRVLYMATLGKAAGAAGAFVAGSDVLVEWLVQKTRSYIFATAAPALLARTLQASLGLIERGDALRDHLNARIAQLRSGLAPLVHGTHWALVPSRTAVQALLIGANDEALAAMEALRARGLWVPAIRPPTVPEGTARLRIALSAAHTEADVDRLLDALAALAPARTAALEGELAA, encoded by the coding sequence ATGACCTCCCCACCGCAACCGCCGGCCACGGGCTCCTGGCTCGACGAGTTCCCGGCCCGCATCGCCGCGCTGGACGCCGCCCACCTGCGCCGGCGCCGGCGCACCGTGCGCCCCTTGCAGGGCGCCCACCTGGAGGTGGACGGCCAGCCCATGCTGGCGTTCTGCAGCAACGACTACCTGGGCCTGGCAGGCCACCCCGCACTGGCCGACGCGGCCTGCGCGGGCGCACGCGAGTTCGGGGTCGGCTCCGGCGGCTCGCCCCTGGTGAGCGGCCACAGCCAGGCCAACGCCGCGCTGGAGGAAGACCTCGCGCGCTTCGTGCAACTGCCCCGGGCGCTGTACTTCTACGCCGGCTTCCCGACCAATGCCGGCATCGTGCCGGCCCTGGTGGGCGCTGGCGACGCGCTGTTCTCCGATGCGCTCAACCATGCCTGCCTGATCGACGGCGCGCGCCTGTCGCGCGCCACCATCCACCGCTACGAACACGCCGACCTGGCCGCGCTCGAAGGCCTGCTGGCCGCCAGCCCCGCACGCCGCAAGCTCGTGGTCACCGATGCGGTGTTCAGCATGGACGGCGATGTGGTGGACATCCCGGCGCTGGTGGCCCTGTGCGAGCGCTACGACGCCCTGCTGCTGCTCGACGACGCCCACGGCTTCGGCGTGCTGGGCCCGCAGGGCCGCGGCGCCCTGGCCGAAGCGGGGCTGACCGGCGCCGGCGCATCGCCGCGCGTGCTCTACATGGCCACGCTGGGCAAGGCGGCGGGAGCCGCCGGGGCCTTCGTCGCCGGCAGCGATGTGCTCGTCGAGTGGCTGGTGCAGAAGACGCGCAGCTACATCTTCGCCACCGCAGCGCCCGCGCTGCTGGCGCGCACGCTGCAGGCCAGCCTGGGGCTCATCGAACGCGGCGATGCGCTGCGCGACCATCTCAACGCCCGCATCGCGCAACTGCGCAGCGGCCTGGCCCCCCTGGTGCACGGCACGCACTGGGCGCTGGTGCCCTCGCGCACCGCCGTGCAGGCTCTGCTCATCGGTGCCAACGACGAGGCCCTGGCCGCCATGGAGGCGCTGCGCGCCCGCGGCCTGTGGGTGCCGGCGATCCGCCCGCCCACGGTGCCGGAAGGCACGGCGCGCCTGCGCATCGCCCTGTCGGCCGCGCACACCGAGGCCGACGTGGACCGGCTGCTGGACGCCCTGGCCGCGCTGGCCCCGGCGCGCACGGCGGCACTAGAAGGGGAGCTGGCGGCATGA
- the queE gene encoding 7-carboxy-7-deazaguanine synthase translates to MSYSVKEIFYTLQGEGGQAGTPAVFCRFAGCNLWSGREQDRATAVCRFCDTDFVGTDGTLGGKFSAADALADQIAAQWPANDAQHRLVVLTGGEPLLQVDAALIDALHARRFRIAVESNGTVAAPAGIDWLCISPKAGADWVQRAGQELKLVWPQPGFDLAALEAKTQFIHRFLQPMDGPAQAENTALCIEACLQRPAWRLSLQTHKLTGIR, encoded by the coding sequence ATGAGCTACAGCGTCAAGGAAATCTTCTACACCCTGCAAGGCGAAGGCGGCCAGGCCGGCACGCCCGCCGTGTTCTGCCGCTTTGCCGGCTGCAACCTCTGGAGCGGCCGCGAGCAGGACCGTGCGACGGCCGTCTGCCGCTTCTGCGATACCGACTTCGTCGGCACCGACGGCACGCTGGGCGGCAAGTTCAGCGCCGCCGACGCCCTGGCCGACCAGATCGCCGCGCAGTGGCCCGCGAACGATGCGCAGCACCGTCTGGTGGTGCTGACCGGCGGCGAACCGCTGCTGCAGGTCGATGCGGCGCTGATCGACGCGCTGCACGCGCGGCGCTTTCGCATCGCCGTGGAAAGCAACGGCACCGTGGCGGCGCCCGCCGGCATCGACTGGCTGTGCATCAGCCCCAAGGCCGGCGCGGACTGGGTGCAGCGCGCGGGGCAGGAGCTCAAGCTGGTCTGGCCGCAGCCGGGTTTCGACCTGGCGGCGCTGGAAGCGAAGACGCAGTTCATCCACCGCTTCCTGCAGCCCATGGACGGGCCGGCGCAGGCCGAGAACACGGCGCTGTGCATCGAGGCCTGCCTGCAGCGCCCGGCCTGGCGGCTGAGCTTGCAGACCCACAAGCTCACCGGCATCCGCTAG
- a CDS encoding 6-carboxytetrahydropterin synthase: MQFTVHQRFFFDAAHTLQRAIEAEGSRRIHGHTYHAEVSVTGPRDARTGMVIDLGHLRARCQALRDRLDHHLLDEVPGLGPATLENLCVFIAEALADLQPRPSRVRVWRGGVGDGCVLDL, from the coding sequence ATGCAGTTCACCGTCCACCAACGTTTCTTCTTCGACGCCGCCCACACGCTGCAGCGCGCCATCGAGGCCGAAGGCAGCCGCCGCATCCACGGCCACACCTACCATGCCGAGGTCTCCGTCACCGGCCCGCGCGATGCCCGGACGGGCATGGTGATCGACCTGGGCCACCTGCGGGCGCGCTGCCAGGCGCTGCGCGACCGGCTGGACCACCACCTGCTGGACGAAGTGCCCGGCCTGGGACCGGCCACGCTGGAGAATCTCTGCGTCTTCATCGCCGAGGCGCTGGCCGACCTGCAGCCCCGCCCCAGCCGGGTGCGCGTCTGGCGTGGCGGCGTAGGCGACGGCTGCGTGCTGGATCTCTAA
- a CDS encoding 5-carboxymethyl-2-hydroxymuconate Delta-isomerase, whose protein sequence is MPHLTIEYTRNLADFPEAQALQEINAAVTASPEILDEADLKSRFVHTDSFQVGTAAGPRAFIHAQLRLLSGRTPEAKQDLAGRIAEVLRRLAPRPAGVLVQLSVEIIDMDRPSYVKERL, encoded by the coding sequence ATGCCGCACCTGACCATCGAATACACCCGCAACCTGGCCGACTTCCCCGAAGCCCAGGCGCTCCAGGAGATCAACGCCGCGGTGACCGCCAGCCCCGAGATCCTGGACGAGGCCGACCTGAAGAGCCGCTTCGTGCACACGGACAGCTTCCAGGTGGGCACCGCGGCCGGGCCGCGCGCCTTCATCCACGCCCAGCTGCGCCTGCTGTCGGGCCGCACGCCGGAGGCCAAGCAGGACCTGGCCGGCCGCATCGCCGAGGTGCTGCGCCGCCTGGCACCCCGCCCGGCCGGCGTGCTGGTGCAGCTCAGCGTGGAGATCATCGACATGGACCGGCCCTCCTACGTCAAGGAACGGCTGTAA
- a CDS encoding tRNA-uridine aminocarboxypropyltransferase — protein MDVCSAAPAARRPQCARCRRPASTCLCPWAAPVAHRAEVLVLQHPLEVAHAKGTARLLHLCLPRSRIEVGERFDPALLQDWLAAPTASGVPAHAVLLYPDTPPNPSLPLQAPPPLPAQWMATPAALRLVVLDGTWRKSRKMLYLNPLLQQLPRLPLEDLPTSRYGRLRRAQAAHQLSTLEAACAALAQIDGDAARYAPVLAALDGWMAQATGWQQAGQPGPVRRRE, from the coding sequence ATGGATGTTTGCTCAGCAGCGCCTGCTGCGCGGCGCCCGCAGTGCGCACGCTGCCGGCGCCCCGCCAGCACCTGCCTGTGCCCCTGGGCCGCCCCGGTCGCCCACCGGGCCGAGGTGCTGGTGCTGCAGCACCCCCTGGAGGTAGCCCACGCCAAAGGCACGGCCCGCCTGCTGCACCTGTGCCTGCCCCGCAGCCGGATCGAGGTGGGCGAGCGCTTCGACCCCGCGCTGCTGCAGGATTGGCTGGCGGCGCCCACGGCCAGCGGCGTGCCCGCCCACGCCGTGCTGCTGTATCCCGACACCCCGCCGAACCCGTCGCTGCCGCTGCAGGCCCCGCCGCCGTTGCCGGCGCAGTGGATGGCCACGCCCGCGGCGCTGCGGCTGGTCGTGCTGGACGGCACCTGGCGCAAGAGCCGCAAGATGCTCTACCTGAACCCGCTGCTGCAGCAGTTGCCCCGCCTGCCGCTCGAGGATCTGCCCACGTCGCGCTACGGCCGCTTGCGCAGGGCCCAGGCCGCGCACCAGCTGTCCACCCTGGAGGCGGCCTGCGCCGCCCTGGCCCAGATCGACGGCGATGCAGCGCGCTACGCCCCGGTGCTGGCGGCCCTGGACGGTTGGATGGCCCAGGCCACCGGCTGGCAGCAGGCCGGTCAGCCCGGCCCCGTCAGAAGGCGTGAATGA
- a CDS encoding chorismate-binding protein — MDLTALIDFTDPRAAADGGVRLRHAFAGPPQRVLAAYTLAEVPGVLRAVDAAARAGAWCVGGLRYEVAAAFDGALRTHAGAPGQPLAWFAVFDAPGPWPAAAPPVAHEPTVDWHTEPQRAPFDAALAALHAGIAAGEYYQVNYTGMLRGTVAAPAHSAGSAAGPRATAQALFAALQRAQPGGYGLYLELDGEQVLSASPELFFDWQDGGEGPEGVPCGTLLARPMKGTAPRGATPAEDAERAAALRASPKERAENVMIVDLLRNDLSRIATPHSVRVPALFHTQALPAVWQMTSDVQADTPAGTTLDRVFAALFPCGSITGAPKVRAMQAIHALEDGPRGWYCGALGVVRPRPGGGLAATFNVPIRTVELHGAEARCGIGSGITHGARADAEWQEWQHKRAFLVRASEPFDLLETLALVDGAFRHRAEHLARMEASAAHFNVPWDAERIDACLHALAATHPQGAWRARLLLRADGSPRAEAFALVPQAAGPVRLALAGKAFAEAHSEFVRHKTTRRAHYAAFAPAPGSGVFDTVLYNAAGEITETTFGNIAAQREDGVWVTPPLACGLLPGVGRAVALGEGRVTESVLRVDDVPRLRAWAFVNSLRGWLPAVLA; from the coding sequence TTGGATCTGACTGCGCTGATCGACTTCACCGACCCGCGGGCCGCGGCGGACGGCGGCGTCCGGCTGCGCCACGCTTTCGCCGGGCCGCCGCAGCGCGTGCTGGCGGCGTACACGCTGGCCGAGGTGCCCGGCGTGCTGCGCGCCGTGGACGCGGCCGCGCGCGCCGGCGCCTGGTGCGTGGGCGGCCTGCGCTACGAGGTCGCGGCAGCGTTCGACGGCGCGCTGCGCACCCATGCCGGGGCGCCGGGGCAGCCGCTGGCCTGGTTCGCCGTGTTCGATGCACCCGGGCCGTGGCCGGCCGCGGCCCCGCCGGTGGCGCACGAGCCCACCGTCGACTGGCACACGGAGCCGCAGCGCGCGCCGTTCGATGCGGCGCTGGCGGCCCTCCACGCCGGCATCGCGGCGGGTGAGTACTACCAGGTCAACTACACCGGCATGCTGCGCGGCACCGTGGCGGCGCCAGCGCACTCGGCGGGATCCGCGGCCGGCCCGCGCGCCACGGCGCAGGCGCTGTTCGCCGCGCTGCAGCGGGCGCAGCCGGGCGGCTACGGGCTGTACCTGGAGCTGGACGGCGAGCAGGTGCTGTCGGCCTCGCCCGAGCTGTTCTTCGACTGGCAGGACGGGGGCGAAGGCCCGGAGGGCGTGCCATGCGGCACGCTGCTGGCCCGGCCCATGAAAGGCACGGCCCCGCGCGGCGCCACGCCGGCCGAAGACGCCGAGCGCGCGGCGGCCCTGCGCGCCAGCCCCAAGGAGCGGGCCGAGAACGTGATGATCGTGGACCTGCTGCGCAACGACCTCTCGCGCATCGCCACGCCGCACAGCGTGCGCGTGCCGGCGCTGTTCCACACCCAGGCGCTGCCTGCGGTGTGGCAGATGACCTCCGACGTGCAGGCCGATACGCCCGCGGGCACCACGCTGGACCGGGTGTTCGCCGCGCTGTTCCCCTGCGGCTCCATCACCGGTGCGCCCAAGGTGCGCGCCATGCAGGCCATCCACGCGCTGGAGGACGGCCCGCGCGGCTGGTACTGCGGCGCGCTGGGCGTGGTGCGCCCGCGGCCCGGCGGCGGGCTGGCGGCGACCTTCAACGTGCCCATCCGCACCGTCGAGCTGCACGGCGCCGAAGCGCGCTGCGGCATCGGCAGCGGCATCACCCACGGCGCGCGGGCCGATGCGGAATGGCAGGAGTGGCAGCACAAGCGCGCCTTCCTCGTGCGCGCCAGCGAGCCGTTCGACCTCCTGGAAACCCTGGCGCTGGTCGACGGCGCCTTCCGCCACCGGGCCGAACACCTGGCGCGCATGGAGGCTTCTGCGGCGCATTTCAACGTTCCGTGGGACGCAGAGCGCATCGATGCCTGCCTGCATGCCCTGGCGGCCACCCACCCGCAGGGGGCCTGGCGTGCGCGGCTGTTGCTGCGCGCCGATGGCAGCCCGCGGGCGGAAGCGTTTGCGCTGGTGCCCCAGGCCGCCGGGCCGGTGCGCCTGGCCTTGGCCGGCAAGGCGTTCGCAGAGGCCCACAGCGAATTCGTGCGCCACAAGACCACGCGCCGCGCGCATTACGCGGCCTTCGCGCCCGCGCCGGGCTCGGGCGTGTTCGACACCGTGCTCTACAACGCGGCGGGCGAAATCACCGAGACCACCTTCGGCAACATCGCCGCCCAGCGCGAGGACGGCGTCTGGGTCACACCGCCGCTGGCCTGCGGCCTGCTGCCCGGCGTGGGCCGGGCCGTGGCGCTGGGCGAGGGCCGCGTGACCGAGTCCGTGCTGCGCGTGGACGACGTGCCCCGCCTGCGTGCCTGGGCCTTCGTCAACAGCCTGCGGGGCTGGCTGCCGGCGGTGCTGGCTTGA
- the nadC gene encoding carboxylating nicotinate-nucleotide diphosphorylase, which translates to MKKPDHPFDAAFLARLAQADVARALGEDVGAGDLTAGLIDPARRVQARVIAREAAVVCGGPWVDAAIRALDPQARIVWHVAEGGRCAAGDVVFTVEGQARALLSAERTALNFLQLLSAVATKTDTYVAAVQGTRAQIVDTRKTLPGLRLAQKYAVRMGGGTNHRIGLHDAVLIKENHIAAAGGVTAVLQAARAVAAQAAFVEIEVETLAQLREALDAGAAMLLLDNMPLAQLQEAVRLNAAQPGGGAILEISGGVTLDGLRALAETGVDRISIGTLTKDVKAVDFSMRMQDLA; encoded by the coding sequence ATGAAAAAACCCGACCATCCGTTCGACGCGGCATTCCTGGCCCGGCTGGCCCAGGCGGACGTCGCCCGCGCCCTCGGTGAAGACGTGGGGGCCGGCGACCTCACGGCCGGCCTGATCGACCCCGCGCGGCGGGTGCAGGCCCGCGTGATCGCCCGCGAGGCGGCGGTGGTCTGTGGTGGGCCGTGGGTGGACGCCGCCATCCGCGCGCTGGACCCGCAGGCCCGCATCGTGTGGCACGTGGCCGAAGGCGGACGCTGTGCGGCAGGGGACGTGGTGTTCACCGTCGAGGGCCAGGCCCGTGCGCTGCTCAGTGCCGAGCGCACGGCGCTCAACTTCCTGCAGCTGCTCTCGGCCGTGGCGACCAAGACGGACACCTACGTGGCCGCGGTGCAGGGCACGCGCGCGCAGATCGTGGACACGCGCAAGACCCTGCCCGGCCTGCGGCTGGCGCAGAAGTACGCCGTGCGGATGGGCGGCGGCACCAACCACCGCATCGGCCTGCACGACGCGGTGCTGATCAAGGAAAACCACATCGCTGCGGCCGGCGGCGTGACGGCCGTGCTGCAGGCCGCCCGCGCGGTGGCGGCGCAGGCGGCCTTTGTGGAGATCGAGGTCGAGACGCTCGCGCAATTGCGCGAGGCGCTGGACGCCGGCGCCGCCATGCTGCTGCTGGACAACATGCCGCTGGCGCAGCTGCAGGAGGCCGTGCGCCTCAACGCCGCGCAGCCGGGCGGCGGCGCCATCCTGGAGATCTCCGGCGGCGTCACGCTGGACGGCCTGCGCGCGCTGGCCGAGACCGGCGTGGACCGCATTTCCATCGGCACGCTGACCAAGGACGTGAAGGCCGTCGACTTCTCCATGCGCATGCAGGACCTGGCCTGA
- the panB gene encoding 3-methyl-2-oxobutanoate hydroxymethyltransferase — translation MSPETAPTAATPYGTLPPASPLPQRRPVSLPRLAQMRAAGEKITMLTAYDATFAAVADAAGVECILVGDSLGMVCQGLPSTVGVSLDTMAYHTASVARGLHRVQGTAWLVADLPYGTYAESREQALRSACALMQAGAHMVKLEGGGWTAPTVQFLVERGVPVCAHLGLTPQTVHALGGYRVQGKGDEAAATLRRHALELQDAGAAMLVLEMVPAALSRALTAELPHCHTIGIGAGSGTAGQVLVLHDMLGVNLGKNPKFVRDFMQEAGSVRGAIEAYVQAVKQGRFPDDALHAW, via the coding sequence ATGTCGCCAGAAACCGCCCCCACCGCCGCCACGCCCTACGGCACGCTGCCGCCGGCCTCTCCGCTGCCGCAGCGCCGCCCCGTGAGCCTTCCGCGCCTGGCGCAGATGCGCGCCGCCGGCGAGAAGATCACCATGCTGACGGCCTACGACGCCACCTTCGCCGCCGTGGCCGACGCGGCCGGCGTCGAGTGCATCCTGGTGGGCGATTCGCTCGGCATGGTCTGCCAGGGCCTGCCCAGCACCGTGGGCGTGTCGCTCGACACCATGGCCTACCACACGGCCAGCGTCGCGCGCGGCCTGCACCGTGTGCAGGGCACGGCCTGGCTGGTCGCCGACCTGCCCTACGGCACGTATGCCGAGAGCCGCGAACAGGCCCTGCGCAGCGCCTGCGCGCTGATGCAGGCGGGCGCCCACATGGTCAAGCTCGAAGGCGGCGGCTGGACGGCGCCCACGGTGCAGTTCCTGGTCGAGCGCGGCGTTCCCGTCTGCGCCCACCTGGGCCTGACGCCGCAGACGGTGCACGCCCTCGGCGGCTACCGCGTGCAGGGCAAGGGCGACGAGGCCGCGGCCACGCTGCGCCGGCACGCGCTGGAACTGCAGGACGCCGGCGCCGCCATGCTGGTGCTGGAGATGGTGCCGGCCGCCCTGTCGCGCGCCCTCACGGCCGAGCTGCCGCACTGCCACACCATCGGCATCGGCGCCGGCAGCGGCACCGCCGGCCAGGTCTTGGTGCTGCACGACATGCTGGGCGTGAACCTGGGCAAGAACCCCAAGTTCGTGCGCGACTTCATGCAGGAGGCCGGCAGCGTACGCGGCGCCATCGAGGCCTATGTGCAGGCCGTCAAGCAGGGCCGGTTCCCCGACGACGCGCTGCACGCCTGGTAA